In Bradyrhizobium sp. WD16, the genomic stretch TACGAGCGTCAGATCCACCGCACTAGCGCGCTCGCGTTTCAAACGCTGAAATGGCTGGGCGTGATCTATCTTCTCTACATGGCCTGGCAGGCGCTTCGCCAGGGCGGGGTGCTGAGTGTCGACGAGGCGGCTGCGCCGCCCGCCTTGCGTCAGACCATCATCACCGGAATCCTGATCAACATCCTCAATCCGAAGCTGTCGATTTTCTTCTTCGCCTTTCTGCCGCAGTTCGTGGCGACCGACGAGCCGTATCCGCTGCTGCGCATGCTGCTGCTTGGCGGCGTCTTCATGGCGATAACGCTGACGGTCTTCGTTGCCTATGGCCTCTCCGCGGCGCGGGTGCGTGACCGCGTCTTGCGCCGCCCTGCCGTCATGGCCTGGCTGCGGCGCGCCTTCGCCGGCGGTTTTGTCGCGCTCGGCGCGAAGCTAGTGTCCCGTTTCCAACGTTCGTATCCCATTGCAGCGGGCGCTCATACGAACGTTGGAAACAAGGGGACACTAGCATCATTATGATTCTAGTGTGGTTTTGGATCTGACGCTCGTTTGAAGAACTCGCTCCAATGCTGAAACGAGCGTCAGATCCACCACACTAGCGTTCGCCGAGCGCTGAACCATCCGCGGAGCCCCCGTGAGGCGCTCGAACGGGTTGCGAGGATATTGACCTATATCAAGCCAATTCTCATTGGACGCGTCAATTTCCTTCGCTTCCCTCGAGGCATCGCAAGGCGCGATGCCATTTCGGCGAGTTGAAGATCATGCGCAACCAGATGGCGAACCTGGCGATGGCGGTCGGAGCAGTGATGCTGGCGAGCGCAGAAACGGCGGCGGCCGATCAGGCCTTCAGGCTTGCGGTCGGTCAGGAGGCCTTCGTCGCGCTCACGGAGAATCCGTCGACCGGTTACCGCTGGGCCATCGACGAAAAAGCCAGTTCGAACCTCTCGATCCTGCAGATCAACGATCGCGGATTTTCACAGGACGGGGGCGGCAAGCGCCTTGTCGGTGCACCCGGTATTCATCGCTGGAGCATTCAGGCATCGAAGAGTGGACATGCGAGCGTGACCTTCGCCTACCGGAGATCCTGGGAAGCGGCGTCCATCCGTACGCATCGCGTGGCCGTCGAGGTGTCGGCCCGCTGAAGGGGCCGTCGTCCGCCAGCCGCGCAGAATTCGATCCGATTGATGTGGATCGACGCGTTCGACCTGCCTTCGACCTGCAGATAGGCCGAGCCTCAGCAGAAACGGAGTCATGACAATGTGCAGTGCAAGGCAGGCAGCCGTCATCGCGGCCACATTCGCGGTTCTTGCGACGGCGCAACCGGCGGCGGCGGAAACCTGCTTGCGCATGGTGGTGTCGGCTAGTGGTTCGACAAGCATGTGGAACAAGGAGGAGCTGGCGCGCACGTCTGCCATCGCCGCGTGGCCCGCCGCAGCGAGTGAAACGGCCGGTGCCGATTATGCGTCATGGGGGGCCGCGCGCGGCAAGACCGTAGCGTGCGCCCTGGCAACCAAGAGCACCGTCCGATGTACTGCGAAGGCGACGCCGTGCAAGCCGTAGATTTGATTTGCCGCTTTCCGAAGCGTTGAAGACGCGTTCCCGTTGAAAGGTCAATGGACATGGTTCCGCCGGCACGATTGGTTCTTGCGATGCTTGCCGGCGTGTTTCTCCTCGTCGCGGAGGCGTTGACCGCCGGGGCGCAGGTGCCGAAAGCAAAAGACAAGAATGTGATCGCCCCGGGCTGCATGATGGTGTGCCCACGGGGTAAGTGGCTCGACGTCGATACCTGTTCCTGCATAGACAGAGAAGTGCCATGCGGCCTGGTCTGTCCGCACGGTACGCGGCAGACGCGGAGCTGCAGCTGCGAGCCTGACCTGATTCGAGAAAAGCTGAAGCAGCGATAACAGCTATTTACCCGTTCCGGGTGCAACTGACGCCCAAGCGTCCGCCTTCCGAAGTTCGTGTCCGGAAGATGCCGCTAGTGTCCTGTCTCCGAATTACCGCTTCATTTGCCTCACCCTCGCACGGTAATTCGGAGACATAAGGACACTAGCAAAATCAAAGCGCTAGTGTGGCTTATGTCTCGCAATTGCCTACGAGAGACTGGCCGCAAAGGCGGTAGGCAATTGCGAGACGCCACACTAGGCCTGCGATGCCGGTTCGGGTACGCGGTTGAGCGCATAGAACTGCACCTTGCCGGTGCGGCCCTTGACCACGGTCTCGTGCAGTGTCTCCCCGCTCAGCGTCAGGCCGGCCGCTTCGGCCACCTGGCGCGACAGGATCAGCGAACAATCATAGTCCTTGGTCAGGCTCTCGAGACGCGCGCAGGTATTGACGGTGTCGCCGATGGCGCTGATCACCTGCGCCTTCGGCGGCCCCATGGCGCCGACGATGGCCTCGCTGAAATGCATGCCGATGCCGATCCGCAGCGGCTGCGGCAGTGCCGCCGCAAGGCGGCGGTTGAGCTGGTCGAGCCGGGCCAGCATGTCGCGGGCGCCGCGCAGCGCGTCCGCGGCGCCGCGGGCGGGGTCGCCGTCGAGCCCATAGAGCGCCATCAAGCCGTCGCCGGTGAACTGCGAATAGTGGCCGTTGCTGGCGTCCAGCGCATCCGTCATCTCCTTGAAGAAGTGATTGAGCACGAACAGCACGTCGTAAGGCAGGCGGCTTTCGCCGAACGCGGTCGAGCCGCGCAGGTCGACGAAGACCACAGTGACGAACCGCTCCCGGCCCTCGAGGCCGCCACGGACAAAACCGTCCCGCGCCGTGGCGTCGGCGGACAGCAGCGGCATCAGCGTGAGATCTGCGGTCGGATGGATCTGGCAGGCGAGGCGGGTGCCCGGCGCGGCGTGAATCCGGGCGAGCGCCCGCGCCTCGTCAGGTCCCGGCTCAGGCAGGCTGTCGAGCCCGGAGGTCACCAGTACCCGGCAGGTGGTGCAGCGCGCCCGTCCGCCGCAGACGGCGGCATGGGGCACGGCATGGTCGCGCAGGGCTTCCAGCACGCTGGCGCCGGGGTGGACCGGCAGTCTCAGTCCGCCGGTCAGCGTCAGCATCGGCGGTCGCCGCCGGCGCTGGATCGTGCTGCGGACAAGGCGGGCACCGAACGGCAGCATGGTCAGGCACAGATGCGCACCAATGGCGCCGATCATGATCGCGGTGACCGCAGCCTTGCTGGCCTCGGTGATGTTGGCGTCATCACGCACCAGTTGGACGAGGGCCGGATTGCGCGCCGCCTCGCGGCGGGTCTCGTTGCCGGCGCTGACGAAGCCGGCGAGCGCCAGTGTCGGCAGCAGCAGCGCCGCCGGCGCCAGCCATGGTCGCGCCGCACCGTACCACGGCTTCATCTCCAGCCAATGGGCGAGGCCGATGCAGCCATGGATCCAGACGACGATCACGGTGACGAATTGCAGGACACCGAACAGCGGATGCTGCGTCCACCATTCCACCATGGCCGAGGCATAAGTCGGGCTCAGGTCGAGCGCCAGTTCGCCGATGCGGGTCGCGGCGAGGTGCGGCATCAGCAGGACGGGGATGCACAGGCCGAGGGCGAGCTGCCAGACTTCCCATCGCACCATGCGCAGCGAGCGGCGGCGCCAGATGCTCCACAGCGCGCCGAGGTAATGGACGGCGAGTGCGGTGCCGAGAAGGACGGTGCCGGGCAGCGTGCCCCAGGGCGCCATCAGCCAGCCAAGCACCTTCTGGGCGAAGGTGAGCGAAATCAGCAGCGTGGCATGGGCCGCGAGATGACAGATGACGAAGGCGAACAGGATGAGGCCGGTGACGAGTCGTAACGGGCCGCGGACTGCGGCGAGCGGCCATCCCGGCGGGGCGGGGCGAAGCACATCGGTTGACATGGCCGCACCCTAATCAAACGCCGGGAGCGAGGGAACCGGTGCCGGTTGCCGCCACTGCGGGCCGGCGCCGCGGCCTTCTGATGCGCGTCCTTGCCGATCTTCACCGGCCGCATCATATAGGGCCGATGAGAGCGATGCGTAGCACCGGACTGGTCATTGACGAGGAGGGACGGGAGATCCGTCCCGAAACCCTGCGTCCCGAAACCCTGCGTGGCTCCGGCAACCGGCACGCCGGCGCGGCACGCGCCGCCGGCTTCCAGGGGCCGCTGCACGGCGAGGCGCTGGAAGGGCTTCATGCCTTCGGTTTCGGCCTGGGGCCGCTGACCCGCGAGCAGCGGATCGCGCGTCTCGAGGCGCTGGCCACCCTGCTCGACGTCGCCTTCGTGATGCCGGGCACCGGGATTCGTTACGGCATCGATGGCCTGATCGGCCTGATCCCGATTGTCGGCGACCTCATCACCACCGCCATCTCGCTGTGGATCGTGCGTGAGGCGCGCGCCCTCGGCGCGCCCTGGCACGTCACCGCGCGAATGCTCGGCAACGTGGCGCTCGATGGCGCGGTCGGTCTCGTGCCGCTGGCGGGCGATGCCTTCGACGTCATGTTCCGGGCCAACATCCGCAACATCCGACTGCTGCGGCGCTGGCTCGATCGCCAGCGCTGAGCGCGAGGATTGTCGTCGGATTGATCTTCAGCCGGAAATTGACGAAGCCCGCAGAAGCGGAGACTCAGGCGACGTTCTGCTCGGATTCGTAGACGCGGCGCTGCAGCGGATAGGACGCGCTGTCGTAGAGGCCACGGATGCCGTTCTTGTCGAAGCGGGCTTCGCCGACCTGCAGATAGGCACCGTTCAGCGAATCCGCCGGCAGCTCCTCGATCGCGAAGCGCACCGCATCAGCGGCGGTGTCGAAGCGACGATAAGCAAAGGCGCGACGCTTGTTGCGGACGGCGGCCGGAAACAGCTCGGCCGAGCGGGAAAAGTTGAAGTTACGCATCATCACTCTTTCGGGACGTAGCAGATGGAGACCACTACCCCTTAATATAGGCATCAATATGAGAATTGCGACCCGTCGGCGTTAACCGCGCGGGTCGGCGTCGCGACGAAAAGTCGAGAAATCACAAAGGCTTGTAACCATGCAAAAGGCCGGACGAGCTATGCGGGACTTTTGCTGGAGCGCGGGACGAGGCGCGGCTCGGCGCCATGAACTAAAATGCCGGCTGTCGTCGCCTGTCGTCACCGAGTCTCGTCGACCGGAACGACCTTGACCGGCGAGGTGTAGGGCTCGACGCGCAAGGCGTCGGCGGCGATCAGGCCGATCCGACCGACCGGCGCCTGCTCAAGATCGCCGGTGCTGGCGTGGCGGATGTTGTAGCGCCACACCGACAGCGTGCCTTCGGTCTTCAACGCCTTGGCGATGCCTGCGGCGTTACGCCCTTCGAACCGGGCAAGTTCATCGTCGGTCAGTCCGATCACGATTTCGTCACGGCTGGTCACGACCTTGAAAAGCGAAATCTTGTCGGTCGCGATCGCCGGGTGGGAGAGAATGGTCTCGATCACGAGAATGGCAAGACCGAAGCCGAGAACTCGGCTGCGGGACCTCTCAGACATCTTGAATTCCTTGCGTCTTCGTCAGGCGCGCGCGTTTACCTGCAAGAGATAAACAATTCGACACGCCACCGATCGCTGCCATTCGGGCGAGCGGCGCATGCGATCGTGGGACGGCCTATCTGGTTATTTTGGATTTAGTTTCAAGGCCGCGGAGTTGATGCAATAACGCAGTCCTGTCGGGCCCGGCCCATCCGGAAAGACATGGCCGAGATGGCCTTGGCAGTTCGTGCACAGCACCTCGGTGCGAATCATGCCGTGGCTGACGTCGCGCTCCTCGTCGATGTGGGTATCGTCGAGAGGGGCGGTGAAACTCGGCCAGCCGCAGCCGGAATCAAATTTGGTATCGGAGGCGAACAGCGGCGCGCCGCAGCCGGCGCAGACGTAAGTGCCCGGCGAGGCCGTGTGCTCGTATTCGCCGGAGAATGGCCGTTCGGTGGCCTTCTGGCGCAGCACGGCGTATTGCATCGGCGTCAGTTCGGAGCGCCATTGGGCGTCGGTCTTCTGCACCCGCGGCGTTTTGGTCTTGTTGTCGGTCATGGGGCTCTCTTGATCGTAGTCTGGCCGATTACAGCGGTTCGATCCGGTTGGGAATCCCGTTTTGCTGAATTCAGCTCTACCAAAAACGCGTTCGACGGATCGGGTCAGCGGATTGCCTTGGCCGGGTCGTTAGCTGCCTTGCCACCGTCTGACACCAGTACCGGTTGATCGCGATACCGGTCGGCGAACAGCGCCTTCAGCGCCGAGATCTTCGGCAGATCGTTGTAGACGATATAAGGCTGGTTCGGGTGCAGCGTCAGATAGTCCTGGTGATAGCCTTCGGCGGGATAGAAGGTCTTGCCGCTTTCGATCGTGGTGGCGATCTTCGTGCCAAACACCTTGGCGGCATCGAGCTGGGCGATGTAGCGCTCGGCGACCGTCTTCTGCGCATCGTTCTGGGCGAACACCGTCGAGCGATATTGGGTGCCGACATCCGGGCCCTGGCGATCGCGCTGGGTCGGGTCGTGCACCACCGAGAAATAGATCTGCAGCAGCCTGCCGTAGCTGATTACGGCGGGATCGTAGGTGATCTGGACGGATTCGGCGTGGCCGGTCCGGCCGGTACCGGAGGCGGAATAGTTGGCCGTGGCCCTGGCTCCGCCGGCATAGCCGGAGACTGCATTGAGCACGCCCCTGGTATGCTGGAACACACCCTGCACGCCCCAGAAGCAACCGCCGGCGAGCACCGCGACCTGCTGGCCGGTGGCGGGCGGCAGGTCGACCGCCGGCGGCGGAACGGCGACGGTCTCCTCGGCGGCGACCGCGGGCAGCGCCGTGGCGCCGGCCCAGATGGCAATGCCCGCCACCGCGGACACAAGCCCGCGCGGCAATGCGCTGCAGAACTGGCGTAGCAATGACGAAGCCAATAACAAGGCCATGGGTAAACCTCGCAGGTTTTGCGGACGCGCCGGTCGCGTCCCTGGCCGGATCAACGGCACGGCCGGTTATCGGTGCGCGTTCCTGATACGATATCCGCGGGCCGGCGTTACGACCCCGCCTCACACGAGTTCGTGAGCCAGACTGGCGATGCGAGAAAAAGGCGGGTCCGGTTTTCAGGGCGTCGCCGGGGCCGGCGGCCGCCTCAGGCCGCGGCGATCCTTGACGTAGCCGATCGGCACGCCCATGCGCTGGATGGTGACGATCACCTTGCCGTCGAGAATGCGGTCGCAGTTCATGTGGGTCGGCGCGATGAAGAAATCGGCCTGTTCCCAGCGCTGCATCCGGATCCATTGCAATAGACGCGACTTGGCCCGGTGCTCGAAGGCGATGCGTTCGCCGCAGACCGCGACCGTGTAGCGGTGCGGCGCGCGGCTGACCGCGCCGGTGTGCTCGGTGCGGGTGAGATAGGATTCCAGGCCCTCGACCGCGGCCGGCATGATGTTGACCCAGTAATCGGTGTCGTAGCGCCGCGACGCGCCCTCGAGGCCGCCGACCATCGAGTTGTAGAAGAGATATTCGTAAGGATGCAGGCGCACCAGCGTGGTCGCGTCCCAGAGCAGGGCGGCGCCGAACACCGCGAGCGCGGCGCTCGCCAACAGGCCGCTGCGCGCGGCGAGCGCGCCGGCACCGAGATCGAGACCTGCCCCGGCCAGAACGGCGAGCAGCGGCACGACGAACAGGAAATGACGTAGACCCGTGAAGGCGGGGCCGTGGCAGATCACCTGCATCGCGAGCGGGAAGATCACCATGGTGCCCACCAGGGCGATGTCCCTGCGCCGCACCGGTCCCGCCGCAAGCCGGGGCAGGGCCGCAAAAGCCAGCGCCAGGGCTGCGCCGCACAAGGTCAGCAGCGGCACGCGCACCAGGATGTAGATCGGCACATAGAGCCGCGGCACGCTGGCCATCTCGTAGACCTGCCCGGCCAGGATGGTGCGGATGTGATATTGAAACTCCGAAAAGGCGAACAGGCCGCGGATTGGATTGAGCGGCGCCAGCGCCGCCCAGGGCCAGGCCAGGATCATCAGCGCATAGGCGATCAGCGCCGCCGGCAGCAGCGCCCGCACGGACGCCAGCGCGAATTGGAAGTTGTCCCGCCAGTCGTCGCGGCTTCCTCCGCGCAGCGGCTTCGGCAGCGCCATGACGATGGCGAGCGCGGCATAGAAGAACAGCAACAGGCCGAGGACCCGCATGCCGAGCGCGGCCCCGGTGAGCAGCCCGAGCATGGCGACATCCGCCGGACGCGGGGTCGGCAACCGACGGGCGCAGCGGATCAGGAAGAAGGTTGCGCCGGCCATCGCCGCGGCGAGCGGGATGTCCTTGGTGTGGTTGAACATCGCGCCATACCAGGGACCGCAGACCGCGAGCGACAGCGCCGCGAGCAGGCCGGCCCTTTGGCCGGCGACCTGGCGGGCAACGCCGGCTGCGGCGGCGATGCCGCTGACGCCGGTCAAGGCGCAGAGAATATGGCGCAGATCGTAGGGGTCGATCGGCAGCAGCTGGCCGAGCAGCACGGCGACGATGTCGAACAGGCCGCCATAGAGATAGAGATTCTCGAAGGAGAAGACGCTGCGGTCGACCAGCCCGCTGCGGTAATAGGCAATGATCAGTTCGCCGTAATGGTGCTGGACGCCCTCATCGTTGGAAATGGCGTAGGCGCGAAAGGTGAAGAGCGCAATCACCACCAGCGCGGCGATCAGCGCCCAACTGGCGAGATCGAACGGGTCGCAGGCGGCGAGCCGCCGCAGCACGGCGCCGCGGACGGACAGCCGGGCCGTGTCTCGCGGGGCGGACCCCGCGAGCGGTCGAGTGGAGACGAATTCCGTCATGGCCCCCCGGCACCGGCATCGCCCCAGGCTGGGCTGCCGGCAATCGACCGCCCTAGTTAGGCTGGCAGCGGCCTCGCCGCCAAGTGGCCAAAAGGCGACAATTCATGCTGCAGCTGCGAGGGCTGCGGTCACACCACGACGCTGAGGCGTTTGGCGGCGCGGGTGATCCCGGTATAGAGCCAGCGGGCGCGGGTTTCGGCAAAGGCGAAGCTTTCGTCGAACAGCACGATGTCGTCCCACTGCGAGCCCTGGGACTTGTGCACGGTGAGGACGTAGCCGAAATCGAACTCGTCGTAGGGCTTGCGCTGTTCCCAGGGAATATCCTCCATCCCGCCGGCGAAGCAGTCGGCGCGCACCGACACCTTCGTCACCTTGCCGCCGAAATCCTCGTCCGGCGACAGCCGCATGGTGACGATGCGCGACTTGGATTGCGCCCGCGCCTTGACCCGCCACAGCCCGCCGTTGAACAGCGCCTTCTTGCGGTTGTTGCGCAGACAGACGAGCTTGTCGCCGGCCACGGGCAGCGGATCCTCGATGCCGAGGCGCTGGCGGACGCGCATATTGTAGGCCCGGCGTGTCGCATTGCGTCCGACCAGGATCTGGTCGGCGCCCATCACCCGCGCCGGGTCGAGCCGGTCGCGCGGCACCACCTCGCTGTCGCCATAGCTGCCGATCTCCAGCTCCTCGCCGGCGCGGACCGCCATGGACATGCGCACGATCGGGTCGTCCTTGGCCTGGCGGTGCACTTCGGTCAGCATGGCGTCGGGCTCGGCGGAGGTGAAGAAGCCGCCGCCCTGGATCGGTGGCAGCTGCGCCGGATCGCCCAGCACCAGCAGCGGTGCACTGAAGGACAACAGATCGCGGCCGAGCTCGGCGTCGACCATCGAGCATTCGTCGATGATGATCAGCTTGGCTTTCGAGGCGGGGGCATCGTCCCACAATTCGAAATTCGGCTGTTCCTCGCCGGTCTCCCGGGCGCGGTAGATCAGCGAGTGGATGGTCGAGGCGCCTTCGCAGCCCTTGTTGCGCATCACCAGCGCCGCCTTGCCGGTGAAGGCGGCGTATTTGACCGCGCCGTCGACGCCTTCGGCGATATGCCGGGCGAGGGTGGTCTTGCCGGTGCCGGCGAAGCCGAACAGCCGGAAGACCAGCGGCGTGCCGTTCCGCCCGGGCTTGGCCTTGAGCCAGTCGGCGACGGCGCGAAGGGCGGCGTCCTGGTGGGGCGTGAAAGTGGTCATCGGTGGCTGGTTACAGGCTTTCTGGGGCGGGACAAAGATCGAACGGGTCGTGTACATACCGCAGCCTGGCACCTTGGCGTCAAGCCCGGCAGCCGGGCGGCAGCTATGATATGCACCCTCAGGCGACAAGGTGGGGAAGGAACCGATGCACCAGCGCAGCAGCAAGTCCGGGTCCAGATCCGCGCCGCCCCGGCGCGTGCGCCGGCGCCTCCTCGCCGCTGCGGTGACGGTCCTTGCCCTCCTGGTCCTCGCCGTCGCCGGCTATATCGTGGTCAAGCGCCTGACCCGGCCGGACCCGCTGAAGCCCTTCCAGATCTACCGCTCGCCGGACGCGCCGGAATATTCGTGAATAGGGGCGGCGCCGCGCGCGTGCTGATTGATGATGGGGCTGGCGCGGAGCCTGCTCAAAATTCTGCTGTCGCCCTCCACGCAAGTGGAGGGCCCAGTAAATGGTGAGGTGGCTGTGGTGCACCGCGGCTGACGTGTGCAAGCCAGCGATCCCCTGTACTGGGTCGCCCGGTCAAGTCGGGCGGTGACGGCGGAGAGAGGGGCGTCGTCGCCAGCAAACGAAGCGCAGCCGCAATCGGCCGTCATGGCCGGGCTCCGTTGTTCAGCCCGGGGACATAGCGGACGCCTGTTTGGAGACATGACCGACACTTTTACGTTTGGTCACGTCGATGGTTGCGATTTGGTGGGAGGGCAAGCAGATGGCGTATTGGCCGTCCTTGGCGCGCAGTTAAATTCTCTCCGTCACGGCCGGGCTTGTCCCGGCCGTCGACGTCTTCCTTTGCCGAGATGCTCAAAGTCGTGGATGGCCGGGACAAGCCCGGCCATGACGAGAATAAAGCTCAAGCAGCATCTTTTCGCCCGCTTTGCGAGCATGCACCGCGTCCTGCATCGCATCGCATCGCATCGCGCAGAGCGGCGCTCAATGCGCGGCCGATTTCGAGAACAGGTTGATGACCGCCACGCCGACGATGATGAAGCCGATGCCGATCATCGCTGGGACGTCGAGGCGCTGGCCGAGAAACAGCCAGCCGATGATCGAGATCAGCACGATGCCGATGCCTGACCACAGCGCGTAGGAAATTCCGACCGGGATCTTGTCGAGCGTCAGCGAGAGAAAATAGAACGCGATGCCGTAGCCGATGACGACGATCAGCGAGGGGGCGAGCCTGCTGAAGCCTTCCGACGATTTCAGCGCCGTCGTCCCCAACACCTCGCCGCAGACGGCGACCACCAGATAGACCCATTTCATCGACGCACTCTCCTTCAGCGTTTCTCCGCGGGCTATTCGTGCCTGACCTGGCCGTTCATCACGGTCATCACCACCCTCGTCTTGTGGATGTCGTGCGGCGCGACTTCGAACAGGTTCTTCTCCAGCACGACCAGATCGGCCAGTTTTCCGACCTCGATCGAGCCGATCATCCGGTCCAGTCCGAGCTGGTAGGCCGAACCCCTCGTGTTGGCCCGCAGCGCCTCGTCCAGGCTGACCCGCTCGTCGACGGGCGGCAGCGGCGGCTGGTCCGGCTTGTTGAGCTCGCGCCGCGTGGTCGCGATCTCGATCGCCTCCAGCGGCCGATAGGTGCTGTAGTAGCCGGCCGCGGGCCAGTCCGTGCCGAACGACAGATTGTCGCCGTGGCGACGGATGGAATTCATCTGCATCAGCGACTGCGAGCGTTCCGGCCCCAGGCGCTGCCGCGTCACTCCCGTGTTGGTCTGGTCCGGCACCGGCCACTGGGCCTGAAATTGCGCCGTGACGCCGAGCCGGCCGAAACGCGGAATATCCTGCGGCGAGACGACCAGCAGATGCGCCAAGGCGTGGCGGCGGTCGTGCGGCGGATTGGCCTTGATGGCGGCTTCGATCGCGTCGAGAGATAGACGTGTGGCCCGATCGCCATAGGAGTGCACGTGGATGTCGATGCCGTCCCGATCCGCCCGGCGGACGGTGTCCTTGAACAGGTCGGGGGGCAGCAGGGTGTCGCCGCTCGTGACGGGATCGTCGCTGTAGGGCGCGAGCATCGCCGCGGTGCGCTGCGGATCGCCGCCGTCGATGTTCAGCTTGAGGATGGAGGCCTGGACGAGTTCGGAACGGAATCGCCGCCGCAACGCCTTGATCCGCGGGACGGGATCGATCGCGGGATCGTTGTGGTAGGTCGAGCCGACGACCCGGAAGGGCAGCTTCCCCTCGCGCTCCAGGCTCATGTAGATCCCGAAACCGACCTGTTCGGGCAGGAGGATCATTCCGGCGTCATACACCGCCGTGATTCCCGCTGCGGAAGCCTTCGGCAGCCACTCCTCGAGCGATCGGGTGATGTAGTCCGGCGTGAAGGGGGAGACCGCCTTGACGACGTGAAAGACCGCGGGCGGCTCGACCAGATAGCCGGTGGCTTCTCCGCTGGCCGGGTCGCGCTGGAAATAACTGAAGCCGGGGAGCGGGTCCTTCGTCGCCTTCGTCACCTTGGCCATTGCCAGGGCTTTGGAATTGACCCAGGCGGAATGGCCGTCGATCGCAATCAGAATCATCGGAGTGTCGGGCCAGAGCTGGTCGAGATCCGCCTTGCGCGGCCCGCTTGCCGGGAAGGCGTTGTAGCGCCAGCCGAAGCCGCGCACGACGTCGACTTTCCCGATCCTAGTGTCCTGTCTCCGAATTACCGCTTCATTTGCCTCACCCTCGCACGGTAATTCGGAGACATCAGGACACTAGCAAAATCAAAAAGCTAGTGTGGCTTATGTCTCGCAATTGCCTACAGGGGCTTGCCGCAAAGGACATAGGCAATTGCGAGACGCCACACTA encodes the following:
- a CDS encoding protease inhibitor I42 family protein, coding for MRNQMANLAMAVGAVMLASAETAAADQAFRLAVGQEAFVALTENPSTGYRWAIDEKASSNLSILQINDRGFSQDGGGKRLVGAPGIHRWSIQASKSGHASVTFAYRRSWEAASIRTHRVAVEVSAR
- a CDS encoding adenylate/guanylate cyclase domain-containing protein; protein product: MSTDVLRPAPPGWPLAAVRGPLRLVTGLILFAFVICHLAAHATLLISLTFAQKVLGWLMAPWGTLPGTVLLGTALAVHYLGALWSIWRRRSLRMVRWEVWQLALGLCIPVLLMPHLAATRIGELALDLSPTYASAMVEWWTQHPLFGVLQFVTVIVVWIHGCIGLAHWLEMKPWYGAARPWLAPAALLLPTLALAGFVSAGNETRREAARNPALVQLVRDDANITEASKAAVTAIMIGAIGAHLCLTMLPFGARLVRSTIQRRRRPPMLTLTGGLRLPVHPGASVLEALRDHAVPHAAVCGGRARCTTCRVLVTSGLDSLPEPGPDEARALARIHAAPGTRLACQIHPTADLTLMPLLSADATARDGFVRGGLEGRERFVTVVFVDLRGSTAFGESRLPYDVLFVLNHFFKEMTDALDASNGHYSQFTGDGLMALYGLDGDPARGAADALRGARDMLARLDQLNRRLAAALPQPLRIGIGMHFSEAIVGAMGPPKAQVISAIGDTVNTCARLESLTKDYDCSLILSRQVAEAAGLTLSGETLHETVVKGRTGKVQFYALNRVPEPASQA
- a CDS encoding DUF4112 domain-containing protein, with amino-acid sequence MRSTGLVIDEEGREIRPETLRPETLRGSGNRHAGAARAAGFQGPLHGEALEGLHAFGFGLGPLTREQRIARLEALATLLDVAFVMPGTGIRYGIDGLIGLIPIVGDLITTAISLWIVREARALGAPWHVTARMLGNVALDGAVGLVPLAGDAFDVMFRANIRNIRLLRRWLDRQR
- the msrB gene encoding peptide-methionine (R)-S-oxide reductase MsrB, translating into MTDNKTKTPRVQKTDAQWRSELTPMQYAVLRQKATERPFSGEYEHTASPGTYVCAGCGAPLFASDTKFDSGCGWPSFTAPLDDTHIDEERDVSHGMIRTEVLCTNCQGHLGHVFPDGPGPTGLRYCINSAALKLNPK
- the msrA gene encoding peptide-methionine (S)-S-oxide reductase MsrA, with the protein product MALLLASSLLRQFCSALPRGLVSAVAGIAIWAGATALPAVAAEETVAVPPPAVDLPPATGQQVAVLAGGCFWGVQGVFQHTRGVLNAVSGYAGGARATANYSASGTGRTGHAESVQITYDPAVISYGRLLQIYFSVVHDPTQRDRQGPDVGTQYRSTVFAQNDAQKTVAERYIAQLDAAKVFGTKIATTIESGKTFYPAEGYHQDYLTLHPNQPYIVYNDLPKISALKALFADRYRDQPVLVSDGGKAANDPAKAIR
- a CDS encoding glycosyltransferase family 39 protein, whose product is MTEFVSTRPLAGSAPRDTARLSVRGAVLRRLAACDPFDLASWALIAALVVIALFTFRAYAISNDEGVQHHYGELIIAYYRSGLVDRSVFSFENLYLYGGLFDIVAVLLGQLLPIDPYDLRHILCALTGVSGIAAAAGVARQVAGQRAGLLAALSLAVCGPWYGAMFNHTKDIPLAAAMAGATFFLIRCARRLPTPRPADVAMLGLLTGAALGMRVLGLLLFFYAALAIVMALPKPLRGGSRDDWRDNFQFALASVRALLPAALIAYALMILAWPWAALAPLNPIRGLFAFSEFQYHIRTILAGQVYEMASVPRLYVPIYILVRVPLLTLCGAALALAFAALPRLAAGPVRRRDIALVGTMVIFPLAMQVICHGPAFTGLRHFLFVVPLLAVLAGAGLDLGAGALAARSGLLASAALAVFGAALLWDATTLVRLHPYEYLFYNSMVGGLEGASRRYDTDYWVNIMPAAVEGLESYLTRTEHTGAVSRAPHRYTVAVCGERIAFEHRAKSRLLQWIRMQRWEQADFFIAPTHMNCDRILDGKVIVTIQRMGVPIGYVKDRRGLRRPPAPATP
- a CDS encoding ATP-dependent RecD-like DNA helicase; translated protein: MTTFTPHQDAALRAVADWLKAKPGRNGTPLVFRLFGFAGTGKTTLARHIAEGVDGAVKYAAFTGKAALVMRNKGCEGASTIHSLIYRARETGEEQPNFELWDDAPASKAKLIIIDECSMVDAELGRDLLSFSAPLLVLGDPAQLPPIQGGGFFTSAEPDAMLTEVHRQAKDDPIVRMSMAVRAGEELEIGSYGDSEVVPRDRLDPARVMGADQILVGRNATRRAYNMRVRQRLGIEDPLPVAGDKLVCLRNNRKKALFNGGLWRVKARAQSKSRIVTMRLSPDEDFGGKVTKVSVRADCFAGGMEDIPWEQRKPYDEFDFGYVLTVHKSQGSQWDDIVLFDESFAFAETRARWLYTGITRAAKRLSVVV
- a CDS encoding SMR family transporter; its protein translation is MKWVYLVVAVCGEVLGTTALKSSEGFSRLAPSLIVVIGYGIAFYFLSLTLDKIPVGISYALWSGIGIVLISIIGWLFLGQRLDVPAMIGIGFIIVGVAVINLFSKSAAH